A single region of the Lotus japonicus ecotype B-129 chromosome 4, LjGifu_v1.2 genome encodes:
- the LOC130710099 gene encoding PKS-NRPS hybrid synthetase cheA-like, whose product MLGCEKHGKYVPYRDPDLVEGTRSQKTGCPFRLKGRPRKNGIDRDWRLKVMEGIHNHEPARSLLGHNFVGRLKPGEKEQVGKMTRSWVPPRKMLLTLKENNPSNLTTISQIYGVCKRLRKSLRGGLTEMQHLLKKLDGDKYVHFERHEPGSEVIRDVFWAHPNAIKLFNTFPYVVIMDCTYKTNKYAIPLLEIVGLTSTDKTYSIAFCYIVNEGTDDYVWALECMKSLLADQAMLPKVIVTDRDLALLSAAKQSLPNTTHLLCLWHINKCVLAKCKLYVGTDDFAELVMMKWAEVVDAATVEEFEVKWMQLFNMCKAKYSNFTSYCSTTWLVHKEKFAKAWTNHVMHFGTTTSNRAEGAHASLKKMLRDCKGDLATSWDASHSLTCNRHTEILASFERSIHRIDHIFMFPFYTNIRGFVSNKCLQLIDDEHIRMKSYGGCDCLLRETHGLPCGCELAGYERIPYESIHPFWKRLSWEHVPEPVADTTSNHICGMNHGDMQPEVEALTHCFSSLDTGGQSMVRRKLQAIYCPESSSLCTPAVKIRSKRTLKANEKIPPKNKAIGSLTRDLSGFEHVDREIREAKKVSQPPKKKKRVKKSDTSYFMGHFPAFFHPYIQTVQNVEDDGNCGYRAVAALLGLPSGEESWSWVRAALIEELERHRGLYDEMWSIHVVNALHSRLTLPPGDPATEDKWMQLPEMGYLVATRFQVVFISISSTGCWSYLPLRGEGPPDVHPVIAVGHVINHFVQVFFD is encoded by the exons atgttggggtgcgagaagcatggtaaatatgttccttatagagaccctgaccttgttgaagggacgagatcacaaaagacaggttgtccttttagactaaaaggacgacctaggaaaaatggcatagatagagattggcggctaaaggtgatggaaggtatacacaaccatgaaccagctaggtcactacttgggcacaattttgttggtcgtctaaaacccggagagaaggagcaagtgggaaaaatgacaaggagttgggttccaccgagaaagatgttgttgactttgaaggaaaacaatccttcaaacttgactaccatatctcagatttatggtgtttgcaagaggttaagaaaatccctccgcgggggattgacagaaatgcaacacttgttgaagaagttggacggtgacaagtatgtccactttgaaagacatgagcctggatcggaagtcattagggatgtattttgggctcatccaaatgctatcaaactgttcaacacatttccatatgtagtgattatggattgcacatacaagacaaacaaatatgcaattcccttgcttgagattgttggactgacttccacagataagacatactccatagccttttgctacattgttaatgagggcacagatgactacgtttgggcactggagtgtatgaagtctctattagctgatcaagccatgttgcctaaggtgattgttactgacagggatcttgccttattgagtgctgctaagcaaagccttcctaacactacacatttattatgcttgtggcacatcaacaagtgtgttttggcaaagtgcaaactctatgttggcacagatgattttgctgagttggttatgatgaagtgggcagaggtggtggatgctgcaacagttgaagaatttgaagtgaaatggatgcaattgtttaatatgtgcaaggcaaaatacagcaactttacctcctattgttctactacatggttggttcacaaggagaaattcgccaaggcatggacaaatcatgtgatgcactttggaacaacaacaagtaacag ggctgagggtgcacatgccagtttgaagaagatgttacgggattgcaagggtgacctggccacttcatgggatgcgtcgcatagtttgacatgtaatcgacatactgaaatattagcatcgtttgagcgcagtattcacagaattgatcacattttcatgttcccattttacacaaatattagaggatttgtgtcaaacaaatgcctgcagctcatcgacgatgaacatataagaatgaagtcctacggcggatgcgattgcttgttgagagagactcatggactaccttgcggttgtgaacttgcag gttatgaaagaattccatatgagtcaattcatccattctggaagagactgagttgggagcatgtacctgaacctgttgcagatactaccagcaaccatatttgcggcatgaaccatggagatatgcaaccagaagttgaggcattgacacattgtttcagttctttggatactggagggcagagtatggtaaggaggaagcttcaagcgatctattgtcctgaaagcagttcacTTTGTACTCCTGCGGTTAAGATAAGGTCCAAGCGCACTCTTAAGGCGAATGAGAAAATACCACCTAAGAAtaaagcaataggatccttgactcgtgatctttcaggttttgaacatgttgatagggagatcagagaggcaaagaaggtttcacaaccaccaaagaagaagaagcgtgtgaagaagtctgatacaagctatttcatgggtcattttccagcctttttccacccatatatacaaacagttcagaatgttgaggatgatggtaactgtggctatagagccGTTGCTGCATTACTCGGACTACCATCAGGTGAGGAAAGTTGGTCATGGGTTAGGGCAGCGTTGATAGAAGAACTTGAACGACACAGAGGGttgtatgatgaaatgtggtccatacatgtggttaatgccttacattcccgactcactcttcctcctggtgatccggctaccgaggataaatggatgcaactgccagagatgggataccttgtagcaaccaggttccaagtGGTTTTCATATCCATCTCCTCTACGGGTTGTTGGTCATACCTTCCACTAAGAGGAGAAGGTCCACCGGATGTACATCCTGTTATAGCTGTTGGTCATGTGATtaatcactttgtacaggtattttttgattga